From the Leptospira biflexa serovar Patoc strain 'Patoc 1 (Paris)' genome, one window contains:
- the pyrE gene encoding orotate phosphoribosyltransferase: protein MSHSHRDALFQWMKTYVYRHSETPFRLASGLESQHYFNCKEITLHPERLSILAECFIEEIIPKLNIEFQAVGGLTLGADPIAYAISLGYQKRGKNVFPLVVRKESKGHGTGQQIEGFWKDIKTCLVVDDVITTGGSTLKAVKVLREVGINVTKGICILDREEGGSENLQTENVTMTSIFAKSEFF, encoded by the coding sequence ATGTCCCATTCACACCGCGATGCATTATTCCAATGGATGAAAACTTACGTCTATCGTCATTCCGAGACACCGTTTCGGTTGGCAAGCGGTCTGGAATCCCAACATTATTTTAATTGTAAAGAGATCACGCTTCATCCTGAAAGATTATCCATCTTAGCAGAATGTTTCATAGAGGAAATCATTCCGAAATTAAACATTGAATTCCAAGCAGTAGGTGGTTTGACACTTGGTGCAGACCCAATCGCCTATGCAATTTCACTTGGATATCAAAAGAGAGGGAAGAATGTTTTTCCACTCGTTGTGAGAAAAGAATCCAAAGGGCATGGAACAGGCCAACAAATTGAAGGATTCTGGAAGGATATCAAAACTTGCCTTGTGGTTGATGATGTCATCACCACTGGAGGTTCTACTCTAAAAGCCGTAAAAGTTTTAAGAGAAGTTGGGATAAATGTTACCAAAGGGATATGCATCTTAGATAGAGAAGAGGGTGGAAGTGAAAATTTGCAGACAGAGAATGTAACGATGACATCTATATTTGCCAAAAGTGAGTTTTTCTAA
- a CDS encoding TetR/AcrR family transcriptional regulator has translation MVPSEKIDTSQETMLTRLPLRIRKKKKTEETILLVAKQLFRERGYARVTVPEIADEANVSVKTVFNYFGSKEELAFREEVQFCDQLILHILSRKQNQSIFDAFQNFIWTLIQSIDPDQLIESLPGFHPWMDDPALEQRYLLLWENYEKRITDALQLEFGKNEFDPVLRMIACQMVSILKTLGSKDFKVYLTPIPGALRYRALEKWTLRSLDLVSGIRNHLSN, from the coding sequence ATGGTACCATCTGAGAAAATTGACACCTCACAAGAAACAATGCTGACTCGATTACCACTGAGAATTCGAAAAAAAAAGAAAACAGAAGAAACAATCCTCTTAGTAGCGAAACAACTCTTCCGAGAGAGAGGGTATGCTCGAGTGACGGTTCCTGAAATCGCGGACGAAGCCAATGTTTCGGTCAAAACGGTATTTAACTATTTTGGGTCCAAGGAAGAACTAGCCTTTCGCGAAGAAGTTCAGTTCTGTGACCAACTCATTCTGCATATATTGTCTAGAAAACAAAACCAATCCATTTTCGATGCGTTTCAGAACTTTATATGGACCTTGATCCAGTCAATTGATCCGGACCAATTGATTGAATCGTTGCCTGGGTTTCACCCTTGGATGGATGATCCAGCATTGGAACAACGTTACCTATTGTTATGGGAAAATTACGAGAAACGGATCACAGATGCCTTACAATTGGAATTCGGAAAAAATGAATTTGACCCAGTTTTACGTATGATCGCTTGTCAGATGGTGTCCATATTGAAGACACTTGGTTCTAAAGATTTCAAAGTGTATTTAACCCCGATACCCGGCGCCCTTCGATACCGGGCATTAGAGAAATGGACGCTCAGATCCCTCGACTTGGTATCAGGGATCCGAAATCATCTTTCAAATTGA
- a CDS encoding cytochrome-c peroxidase, producing MLKQKFTPYFMTIALFSLVFCGPSEETKDIQGKAKQIIGALPETMPGSENDTEKLISLGKKLYFEKKLSLNETQSCNSCHNIEGKSAGVDNLPTSPGAFGKNGDRNSPTVLNAGFHFVQFWDGRAADLKAQAKGPILNPVEMAMPSEKEVLKRINEDPEYPKLFAEAFPNDQNPITYDHLAGAIAAFERTLVTQSRFDDFVKGDFKAISKAEQEGFKSFLAAGCTSCHSGNLLGGNSFRKLGLVNEFKTEDLGLFKITKKPEDKFVFKVPSLRNITLTGPYFHDGKISTVEEAVQKMAYHQLGINLSEEEIKKIVLFLGTLADKNRVN from the coding sequence ATGCTCAAACAAAAATTTACACCTTATTTCATGACAATAGCGCTCTTTTCATTGGTCTTTTGTGGTCCCTCAGAAGAAACAAAAGATATCCAAGGAAAAGCAAAACAAATCATCGGTGCATTGCCCGAAACGATGCCAGGATCAGAGAATGATACTGAGAAACTGATTTCACTTGGTAAAAAACTATATTTTGAGAAGAAACTTTCTCTGAATGAAACGCAATCTTGCAATTCCTGTCATAATATTGAAGGCAAATCTGCGGGAGTAGACAACCTTCCGACTTCTCCTGGAGCATTTGGTAAAAATGGAGATAGGAATTCTCCCACTGTACTCAATGCGGGATTTCACTTTGTCCAATTTTGGGATGGAAGAGCAGCGGATCTGAAAGCTCAAGCCAAAGGTCCGATTCTGAATCCAGTCGAAATGGCGATGCCGTCTGAAAAAGAAGTCTTAAAAAGAATCAATGAGGATCCCGAGTATCCAAAACTTTTTGCTGAAGCATTTCCGAATGATCAAAATCCAATCACATACGATCATCTTGCAGGAGCTATTGCAGCATTTGAAAGGACACTCGTGACGCAGTCGCGCTTCGATGATTTTGTGAAAGGTGACTTTAAAGCAATTTCAAAGGCAGAACAAGAGGGTTTTAAGAGTTTTCTTGCTGCAGGATGTACATCTTGCCACTCTGGAAATTTACTTGGCGGGAATTCTTTCCGTAAATTAGGTCTTGTCAATGAATTTAAGACAGAAGATTTGGGGCTATTTAAAATCACTAAAAAACCAGAGGACAAATTTGTCTTCAAAGTGCCAAGCTTACGCAACATCACCTTGACGGGTCCATATTTCCATGATGGTAAAATTTCTACTGTTGAAGAAGCTGTTCAAAAAATGGCGTATCACCAATTGGGAATTAACCTTTCGGAGGAAGAAATCAAAAAAATAGTATTGTTTTTAGGGACCCTTGCTGATAAAAATCGCGTGAATTAA
- a CDS encoding LEPBI_I2431 family sigma-54 regulated protein — translation MLDTRRTERITSLEWDDLVLKLFSINEKPEFLVTKIGNISELGVSSWIQHELTLKERDIVTGIIESDLTRSRISFRGKIAWMKESEDGIQFGIKFSEELILPNFIIARSMAESAA, via the coding sequence ATGTTAGATACTAGAAGAACGGAACGAATTACATCCTTGGAATGGGATGATTTGGTATTAAAACTTTTTTCAATCAACGAAAAACCAGAGTTTCTTGTGACAAAGATTGGAAATATCTCCGAATTGGGTGTGAGCAGTTGGATCCAACATGAGCTCACTTTGAAGGAACGAGACATTGTCACTGGAATCATTGAAAGTGATTTGACTCGATCCCGTATTTCCTTTCGAGGAAAAATTGCTTGGATGAAAGAATCCGAAGATGGGATTCAATTCGGGATTAAATTTTCAGAAGAGTTAATTCTACCAAATTTTATCATCGCAAGGTCAATGGCAGAATCTGCGGCTTAA
- a CDS encoding ornithine carbamoyltransferase, which translates to MSQVKHLISWKDWTDGEIQELLDFAVYVKKNRVYFSGHMSGRSLAMLFQKTSTRTRVSFEAGMTELGGHAIFLDWMASNFLLSDIDFEGKYLSSNVAIIMARLKKHEDLLVLKSGSTVPVINGCCNLFHPCQSLADILTIVMDSPNDWKKKQVCYIGVHNNVANSLVEITAALGIHLILVTPIAAKESIVAEAIDRAQKKGTVSWEMDVHKAVSHADYVYTDTWVDMEFFNDPKYQKEKEERIQMMMPYQVNADLMKHSKAKVMHDMPIHAGYEITREMVESDRSIIFTQAENRLDAQKAVILKLLENHQ; encoded by the coding sequence ATGTCCCAAGTGAAACATTTAATCTCCTGGAAGGATTGGACCGATGGAGAAATCCAAGAACTCCTAGATTTTGCAGTCTATGTAAAGAAAAATCGAGTGTATTTTTCTGGGCATATGTCTGGCAGATCTCTTGCAATGTTATTTCAAAAAACATCGACAAGAACACGAGTTTCCTTTGAAGCAGGAATGACAGAGCTCGGTGGACACGCCATATTTTTGGATTGGATGGCATCTAATTTTTTACTTTCAGACATTGACTTTGAAGGAAAATACCTTTCGAGTAACGTTGCCATCATTATGGCTCGTCTCAAAAAACATGAAGATTTGCTTGTATTGAAGTCAGGATCTACTGTTCCCGTCATCAATGGTTGCTGTAATTTGTTCCATCCATGCCAGTCATTAGCTGACATACTAACAATAGTTATGGACTCTCCCAATGATTGGAAAAAGAAACAAGTATGTTATATTGGTGTTCACAATAATGTGGCCAACTCGTTGGTGGAAATCACCGCAGCACTAGGTATCCATTTGATTTTAGTAACGCCCATTGCTGCAAAAGAATCCATTGTGGCTGAAGCCATCGATAGAGCACAGAAAAAAGGAACTGTCTCTTGGGAAATGGATGTTCATAAAGCTGTTTCGCATGCAGATTATGTTTATACTGATACTTGGGTTGATATGGAATTTTTTAACGACCCAAAATACCAAAAAGAAAAAGAAGAAAGAATTCAAATGATGATGCCCTACCAAGTGAATGCCGATCTGATGAAACATTCCAAAGCAAAAGTCATGCATGATATGCCAATCCACGCCGGTTATGAGATCACAAGAGAAATGGTAGAAAGCGATCGTTCGATCATTTTTACTCAGGCTGAAAATCGCCTAGATGCACAAAAAGCGGTGATCTTAAAACTTTTAGAAAATCACCAATAG
- a CDS encoding bacitracin resistance protein BacA produces the protein MEPNEIYTPPGGPPASNPNIKLLYQKWGEANIRKLVSDFYDLIQVSEIRWMFQGDFELAKEKQADFMIQVLGGPNRYIEKWGPARMRMRHFAFPISEKERSIWFLCYDEALQGFDFDHDDKIDFLYFLDGFSGWMVNRKEPPWEKYPEDSESNR, from the coding sequence TTGGAACCAAACGAAATTTACACTCCACCTGGCGGTCCTCCCGCCTCAAATCCGAATATCAAACTTCTCTACCAGAAATGGGGTGAAGCGAACATTCGAAAATTGGTCTCTGATTTTTATGACCTGATCCAAGTCTCCGAAATTCGTTGGATGTTCCAAGGGGACTTTGAGTTAGCAAAGGAAAAACAAGCAGACTTTATGATACAGGTATTAGGTGGTCCCAATCGATACATTGAAAAATGGGGCCCAGCAAGAATGCGGATGCGTCACTTCGCATTTCCTATTTCAGAAAAAGAACGTTCGATTTGGTTCTTATGTTACGATGAAGCCCTGCAAGGTTTTGATTTTGATCATGATGATAAAATCGACTTTCTCTACTTTTTAGATGGGTTTAGCGGATGGATGGTCAATCGAAAGGAACCGCCATGGGAAAAATACCCTGAAGATTCAGAATCGAATCGCTGA
- a CDS encoding HpcH/HpaI aldolase/citrate lyase family protein, giving the protein MALTHPQSALFAGEKPFPIIPACEHFAGSEKLITKALELQNKLGGLFDITMDCEDGAQTGKEKEHAEMIVRIQNSELNKHKMSGVRIHDYTNEHWRGDIDIIVPGAGNVIAYITIPKPTKASQVKEQITYIQETCKKAGIKREIPIHVLIETHGALNDVFEIASLPWLQVLDFGLMDFISGHHGAIPASCMKSPGQFDHELLRRAKSNMVAAALMNGVIPAHNVTLDLKNTYQTYQDAKRAHDEFGFLRMWSIYPAQIQSILDAMAPNFAETQTACDILIKAQDADWGPIQHDGDLHDRATYRYFWELVQRAKLTGQKLPEEVEKRFFSK; this is encoded by the coding sequence ATGGCACTGACTCACCCGCAATCAGCTCTCTTTGCAGGAGAAAAACCTTTCCCTATCATTCCTGCTTGTGAACACTTCGCTGGATCTGAAAAACTCATCACAAAAGCTCTCGAGTTACAAAACAAACTTGGTGGTCTTTTTGATATTACGATGGACTGTGAAGACGGTGCCCAAACAGGGAAAGAAAAAGAACACGCAGAAATGATTGTTCGTATTCAAAACTCAGAACTCAACAAACACAAAATGAGTGGAGTTCGGATTCATGATTATACCAACGAACATTGGAGAGGTGATATTGATATCATCGTTCCAGGTGCAGGGAATGTAATTGCTTACATCACGATTCCAAAACCAACAAAAGCAAGCCAAGTCAAAGAACAAATCACTTACATCCAAGAAACTTGCAAAAAAGCAGGAATCAAAAGAGAAATTCCAATTCACGTTTTGATAGAAACACACGGTGCATTGAATGATGTGTTTGAAATCGCAAGCCTCCCATGGTTACAAGTTTTGGATTTCGGACTCATGGACTTTATCTCAGGTCACCACGGCGCCATTCCTGCTTCTTGCATGAAGTCCCCTGGTCAGTTTGATCACGAACTCCTCAGACGGGCAAAATCAAACATGGTAGCTGCCGCATTGATGAACGGCGTGATCCCTGCACACAACGTAACATTGGATCTAAAAAACACATACCAAACTTACCAAGATGCAAAACGTGCACATGATGAATTCGGTTTCTTACGTATGTGGTCTATTTATCCAGCACAAATCCAATCCATTTTGGATGCAATGGCACCTAACTTTGCAGAAACTCAAACTGCTTGTGATATTTTAATCAAAGCTCAAGATGCAGATTGGGGTCCAATCCAACATGACGGTGACCTTCATGACCGTGCCACTTACAGATACTTCTGGGAATTAGTCCAAAGAGCAAAACTTACAGGTCAAAAACTTCCTGAAGAAGTAGAGAAACGATTTTTTTCAAAATAA
- a CDS encoding methyl-accepting chemotaxis protein: MSIRQRVSLFIAGILFVGFTILTSFQIYRTITDLKSEIQENANITSQKWSFQIQEHLNAMMGVIRGYRFALFYASPPRDAMVSSLREILERNDNIFGIWLCYEPNAYEGRDAAFVGKPGHDKSGRFVPYLHHTPDGKINFEPLADYDNPNGAGDFYLQVKKTNKAKVFGPYEYIAGGKKIQMISLVVPIYPKGKFLGAAGIDLDIGTLQEKIGDNRPFRGQGYISFISDNGTYVMYGQDKDKLGKKIQNPEHLKIYLEKLKLGEMFTIHHDGYTDYFTPFHIGKDPQFWALQVSIPDSILTEQVTKVVISSITISLLILFVVLFFLNFVFKNLISTRLTQAITFSSQIASGNLATSPEEINQDEIGSLLDSMNQMRNSLVSIIGDIKHTVEKLGNQSQQMASTSQNLSDISQTQASAAEESSAAVEELSASADNVGKSMEEAVLKMKEIDQSVLTLREEVQNINKEMEYLAKFASESREHAVVGETAMNDSTKAMEDIGEKAERISEVLDIITEISEKTNLLALNAAIEAARAGDAGRGFAVVAEEIGKLALQTGTSVKEIGDLVISTNSAVENGNRKVTEAAQVLNLLNNRVKEFETSAKRVLNSVLLQENNAKDIAQNSNLLTNLNLQIEEAVFEQKRATEEISKTIISISNGTQDVASGSDQLTIVSAEIASQASYLSTQVEKFKLK; the protein is encoded by the coding sequence ATGAGCATTCGTCAGAGGGTTTCTCTTTTTATCGCTGGAATTTTGTTTGTTGGATTTACGATTTTAACCTCGTTTCAAATCTATAGAACGATCACCGACCTGAAATCGGAAATCCAAGAAAACGCAAATATTACCTCACAAAAATGGTCCTTCCAAATCCAGGAACATTTGAATGCGATGATGGGAGTCATTCGTGGGTATCGATTTGCACTCTTTTATGCATCTCCACCTCGTGATGCAATGGTGAGTAGCCTCCGCGAAATTTTAGAAAGAAATGATAATATCTTTGGAATATGGCTCTGTTATGAACCGAATGCCTATGAAGGACGAGATGCTGCTTTTGTTGGGAAACCAGGCCACGATAAATCGGGAAGGTTTGTTCCTTACCTGCACCACACACCTGATGGAAAAATTAATTTTGAGCCTTTAGCTGATTATGATAATCCGAATGGAGCAGGCGATTTTTACCTCCAAGTGAAAAAAACAAACAAAGCAAAGGTATTTGGTCCGTATGAATACATTGCTGGCGGTAAAAAAATCCAAATGATTTCTCTTGTTGTTCCGATTTATCCCAAAGGCAAATTTCTCGGAGCAGCGGGGATTGACTTAGATATCGGAACTCTGCAAGAAAAAATCGGAGACAACCGACCGTTTCGTGGGCAAGGGTACATTTCCTTTATTTCAGATAACGGAACTTATGTGATGTATGGCCAAGATAAGGACAAACTTGGAAAAAAAATCCAGAACCCAGAACACCTGAAAATATATTTAGAAAAGTTGAAATTAGGAGAAATGTTTACCATTCATCATGATGGATATACCGATTATTTCACTCCATTTCATATTGGAAAGGATCCACAATTTTGGGCCTTACAAGTGAGTATCCCCGATTCAATTCTTACCGAACAAGTCACAAAAGTTGTCATCAGTTCGATTACGATCTCACTTTTAATTCTTTTTGTGGTTTTATTCTTTTTGAATTTTGTATTTAAAAATCTCATCAGTACTCGTTTGACCCAAGCCATCACTTTTTCATCACAAATTGCGAGTGGAAATTTAGCAACAAGTCCTGAAGAAATCAACCAAGATGAAATTGGAAGTTTGTTAGACTCAATGAATCAAATGAGAAACAGTTTAGTGTCTATCATTGGTGATATCAAACATACTGTTGAAAAATTGGGAAACCAATCCCAACAAATGGCTTCCACTTCTCAAAATTTATCCGACATATCCCAAACGCAAGCAAGTGCTGCAGAAGAATCATCGGCTGCAGTGGAAGAATTATCGGCTTCCGCAGACAATGTTGGGAAATCAATGGAAGAAGCTGTTCTTAAAATGAAAGAAATTGACCAATCTGTTTTAACCCTTCGTGAAGAAGTGCAAAACATCAATAAAGAAATGGAATACCTTGCCAAGTTTGCATCGGAATCGAGAGAACACGCTGTTGTCGGTGAAACGGCGATGAACGATTCCACAAAAGCAATGGAAGACATTGGTGAAAAAGCGGAACGAATCAGCGAAGTATTAGACATCATCACAGAGATTTCTGAAAAAACCAATTTACTCGCCTTAAATGCGGCCATAGAAGCTGCCAGAGCAGGGGATGCTGGAAGAGGATTTGCAGTGGTGGCAGAAGAAATTGGAAAACTCGCCTTACAAACAGGAACTTCAGTAAAAGAAATTGGTGATCTGGTAATATCAACAAATTCAGCTGTCGAAAATGGAAACAGGAAAGTGACGGAAGCCGCACAAGTTTTAAACCTTTTGAACAATCGTGTGAAAGAATTTGAAACTTCAGCAAAACGAGTGTTAAACTCAGTCTTATTGCAAGAAAACAATGCAAAAGATATTGCTCAAAATTCGAATCTCCTCACGAATCTAAATCTTCAAATTGAAGAAGCAGTCTTTGAACAAAAGCGGGCCACAGAAGAAATTTCAAAAACAATCATTAGTATTTCGAATGGAACACAAGATGTCGCATCAGGGTCTGACCAACTTACAATTGTTTCCGCTGAAATTGCTTCGCAAGCCTCGTATCTATCGACTCAGGTAGAGAAATTCAAATTAAAATAA
- a CDS encoding FecR family protein, with the protein MKKILLLILVSVTLSQCQKFAFWQNESKEDTSGAVVTFLQGQVTILNEGKERFASLGDLVKPGDRILSKLGKVDLQTYRGEIIRIKENSDVLFRDFAGSSKPNTDIYIWAGNLLVKSVKLKANETLSISSPTMVAGVRGTVFSFELEKGSVPKVKVYEGAVAVAFKTGPKLIELNDGLSQDHYDQLVKTLEENEVVLEPGESLEVNPSLNELVYLINAKMTASSLTKDELAGFSDISTGISKAESPITPQEKAEAETLVAVNPELVQKQVENNGASSEVTQEIVENIEKEHESKRNTALSNIASDAEKMGLDNEEEIQKHYSVLETIHKSNGEILSGAVVAQLGDIFIVHSTKGVMQLKVDEIEYVEYRNFKVQTKTKK; encoded by the coding sequence ATGAAAAAAATCTTACTCTTAATCCTCGTATCGGTTACTCTATCACAATGCCAAAAATTTGCGTTTTGGCAAAACGAATCCAAAGAAGATACTTCAGGGGCTGTTGTTACTTTTTTACAAGGACAAGTGACAATTCTCAATGAAGGTAAGGAAAGGTTTGCCAGTTTAGGTGATTTAGTCAAACCAGGGGATCGAATTTTATCAAAACTGGGAAAGGTCGACTTACAGACATACCGTGGGGAAATCATCCGCATCAAAGAAAATTCCGATGTGTTGTTTCGTGATTTTGCCGGCTCGTCAAAACCTAACACAGACATCTATATTTGGGCTGGAAATCTTTTGGTCAAATCCGTCAAACTCAAGGCGAACGAAACTCTCTCGATCTCTTCTCCCACAATGGTAGCGGGTGTTAGAGGAACCGTGTTTTCCTTTGAACTCGAAAAGGGATCTGTTCCTAAAGTAAAGGTTTATGAAGGAGCGGTTGCCGTAGCATTCAAAACCGGTCCCAAACTCATTGAATTAAACGATGGTCTATCCCAAGACCACTATGATCAATTGGTCAAAACATTAGAAGAAAATGAAGTGGTATTAGAGCCTGGCGAATCCTTAGAAGTGAACCCGAGTCTAAATGAATTGGTATACCTCATCAATGCAAAAATGACAGCATCAAGTCTCACCAAAGATGAATTAGCTGGATTTTCGGATATTTCGACAGGAATTTCAAAAGCAGAAAGTCCGATCACACCACAAGAAAAAGCAGAAGCGGAAACACTTGTCGCCGTCAATCCTGAATTGGTTCAAAAACAAGTTGAGAACAATGGTGCTAGTAGCGAGGTTACGCAAGAGATCGTCGAAAACATTGAAAAAGAACATGAAAGCAAACGTAACACCGCTCTTTCCAACATAGCTTCGGACGCTGAAAAAATGGGTTTGGACAATGAAGAAGAAATCCAAAAACATTATAGTGTTTTAGAAACCATTCATAAGTCGAATGGCGAGATTTTATCAGGAGCAGTCGTTGCACAATTAGGTGATATATTCATTGTCCATTCGACAAAGGGTGTGATGCAATTGAAAGTAGATGAAATCGAATATGTAGAATACAGAAATTTCAAGGTGCAAACGAAAACAAAAAAGTAA
- a CDS encoding chloride channel protein, with translation MNQKRKRQFFDSFQFIFRWSLFLICIAIVVGSVSAFFLISLDSVTKLRESHTYVLYFLPLVGFFIGWVYHQFGSKASKGNNLLLEEIHSPSSVIPIRMAPLVLFGTLLTHFFGGSAGREGTAVQMGGSIAHQIVRFYRLSLKEQQTLIILGMSAGFSAVFGTPIAAAIFSIEVIQIGAYRWKLFLPSLLIAWISHEVCLYWKVSHSVFPNVTFEFESILILVLFLLAIASGFVAKLFTWLLHSISKYSQTWIVYPPFRPFVGGIILVVFFLSGVHLDYFGLGVKTIQNAFTGFLPYESFFWKLILTVITIGFGFKGGEVTPLFFIGASLGNLFAILDPVHLTLFVSVGFISVFSGATNTPLACAVMGMELFGFQSGVVFFIATQIAYIMSGHVSIYSSQIITKKKWFGSSKDIGKKISDL, from the coding sequence ATGAATCAAAAACGCAAACGGCAATTCTTCGACTCATTCCAATTTATCTTTCGATGGTCTTTGTTCCTCATTTGTATTGCGATTGTGGTTGGTAGTGTATCTGCCTTTTTTTTAATCTCTCTTGATTCGGTTACAAAACTTCGAGAAAGCCACACTTACGTTTTATACTTTTTGCCATTAGTCGGGTTTTTCATTGGTTGGGTGTACCATCAATTTGGTTCCAAAGCGAGCAAAGGGAATAACCTCCTTCTAGAAGAAATCCATTCACCAAGTTCTGTGATTCCCATCAGAATGGCTCCATTGGTTCTCTTTGGGACACTTCTGACTCATTTTTTTGGAGGTTCTGCTGGTAGAGAAGGGACGGCAGTGCAAATGGGCGGATCCATTGCCCACCAAATTGTTCGGTTTTATCGCTTGAGTTTAAAAGAACAACAAACATTGATTATATTGGGAATGAGTGCTGGGTTTTCGGCCGTATTTGGCACTCCAATCGCTGCGGCTATTTTTTCCATTGAAGTGATTCAAATTGGTGCGTATCGATGGAAATTATTTTTACCATCTCTTTTGATTGCATGGATCTCTCATGAAGTATGTCTTTACTGGAAGGTGAGTCACTCCGTTTTTCCCAATGTAACTTTTGAGTTCGAAAGTATATTAATTTTAGTTCTCTTTTTACTTGCAATCGCCTCGGGCTTTGTTGCAAAACTTTTTACCTGGCTCCTTCATTCCATTTCAAAGTATTCGCAAACTTGGATTGTTTATCCTCCTTTTCGGCCCTTTGTTGGTGGGATCATACTTGTTGTTTTCTTTTTATCAGGCGTTCATCTCGATTATTTTGGACTTGGTGTAAAAACCATTCAAAATGCATTCACTGGATTTTTGCCCTATGAATCCTTTTTTTGGAAACTCATACTGACAGTGATCACGATCGGTTTTGGATTTAAAGGGGGAGAAGTGACACCATTATTTTTTATTGGAGCTTCGCTTGGAAATTTATTTGCGATTTTAGACCCAGTGCACCTTACCTTATTTGTCAGTGTTGGATTTATCTCTGTTTTTTCTGGAGCTACCAATACACCATTGGCTTGTGCGGTGATGGGGATGGAATTATTTGGGTTTCAATCGGGTGTCGTATTCTTCATTGCCACACAAATTGCTTACATCATGTCAGGCCATGTTAGTATTTATTCTTCTCAAATCATAACCAAAAAGAAATGGTTTGGATCTTCGAAGGACATCGGTAAAAAAATCTCTGATTTATAA
- a CDS encoding 1-acyl-sn-glycerol-3-phosphate acyltransferase, with the protein MSLEGWNPDGHNRFLICNHTNSLEVPLIVSLPYLANSKDVRLSYLGGDIIQRYKIIPLMMHKTIVEAVIYSEKRPNFRNFKNDVLRVLKTRSIFLYPEGERTFTEDIKPFQTGVMKIAYKFHINLDVFVVSGFMGYSSLEKYKHLTKSKKIYFHFCGSILAKDYPTFEDYLSRAEFLMKEKKQFLEAIEKTNT; encoded by the coding sequence GTGTCGCTTGAAGGATGGAATCCAGATGGTCACAATCGTTTTTTAATTTGTAATCATACAAACTCTTTAGAAGTTCCATTAATTGTTTCTCTTCCTTATTTAGCGAATTCAAAAGATGTTCGTTTATCATACTTAGGTGGAGATATCATTCAGAGATACAAAATCATTCCACTCATGATGCACAAAACCATTGTAGAGGCAGTCATTTATTCAGAAAAAAGACCAAATTTTCGCAACTTCAAAAATGATGTTCTTCGTGTATTAAAAACGAGATCCATATTCCTATACCCAGAAGGAGAACGAACATTTACAGAAGATATAAAACCCTTCCAAACAGGTGTGATGAAAATTGCTTATAAGTTTCATATAAACTTAGATGTATTTGTGGTCAGTGGATTTATGGGCTATTCTAGTTTAGAAAAATACAAACACTTGACCAAATCTAAAAAAATATACTTTCATTTTTGCGGTTCGATTTTGGCAAAAGACTATCCGACGTTTGAAGACTATCTGTCTCGAGCTGAATTTTTAATGAAGGAAAAAAAACAATTTTTGGAAGCGATAGAAAAAACTAACACTTGA